The proteins below come from a single Miscanthus floridulus cultivar M001 chromosome 1, ASM1932011v1, whole genome shotgun sequence genomic window:
- the LOC136483177 gene encoding protein phosphatase 1 regulatory inhibitor subunit PPP1R8 homolog has translation MYRGGLDRFKKAQTLEPFSVKESGTKNAAAAAGTAKAPPALLTLPQNSNFVPGQNHQSPQGTSSRVAGQDGVAPGHVGTQVGGGQSTWQPPDWAIEPRPGVYYLDVVKDGEVIDRINLDNRRHLFGRQVPACDFVLDHQSVSRQHAAVIPHRNGSIYVIDLGSVHGSFVANERLTKDNPVELEVGQSLRFAASTRTYILRKNTAVLFATPSLPSDVSLPSPPDPNDEDAVVAYNTVLNRYGISKSDILSSSKDSSGGASGANDDKHAVERPLKRSKKRRVSFRDQVGGELIQVVGISDGADVGTEPGPIGVKEGSLVGKYESLVQVTVIPKGKEQASPKEYTSTSKSGVTDKLQEVLKKVKSTTRPGIYDDLYGDSVPAKVGSSWAYKSDDLSDKAQPVEEKTHSMNLNINSADDSDDLFGDS, from the exons ATGTACCGTGGGGGCCTTGACCGCTTCAAGAAGGCACAGACCTTGGAGCCCTTCTCAGTGAAGGAGTCAGGCACCAAGAacgcagctgcagctgcaggaacaGCTAAAGCACCACCGGCTCTGCTCACACTGCCACAGAATTCTAATTTTGTGCCGGGTCAGAATCACCAAAGTCCGCAAGGCACCAGCTCAAGGGTGGCTGGGCAAGATGGTGTTGCTCCTGGCCATGTTGGGACACAGGTTGGTGGAGGGCAGTCGACGTGGCAACCTCCGGACTGGGCGATTGAGCCGCGCCCTGGTGTCTACTATCTTGATGTGGTGAAAGATGGGGAGGTCATTGACAGGATCAATCTGGACAACAGGAGGCATCTATTCGGGAGGCAGGTTCCTGCTTGTGACTTCGTGTTGGACCATCAGTCTGTGTCGCGTCAGCATGCTGCTGTTATTCCACACAGGAATGGAAG CATCTATGTTATCGacttgggatcagttcatggCTCGTTTGTTGCGAATGAGAGATTAACAAAAGACAACCCTGTTGAACTTGAGGTTGGACAGTCACTTCGCTTTGCTGCATCAACCAGAACCTATATCCTGCGAAAGAACACAGCTGTTCTATTCGCAACTCCTAGCCTTCCATCAGATGTCAGTTTGCCATCTCCTCCAGATCCCAATGATGAAGATGCTGTTGTGGCATACAATACAGTACTTAACCGCTATGGTATTAGTAAATCTGACATATTATCCAGTTCCAAAGATTCTTCAGGAGGTGCCTCTGGTGCAAATGATGATAAACATGCAGTTGAAAGGCCCTTGAAGAGAAGTAAAAAACGCAGAGTGTCATTTAGAGATCAGGTTGGAGGAGAACTTATCCAAGTGGTTGGGATTTCAGATGGTGCAGATGTTGGAACTGAACCGGGCCCTATAGGTGTGAAGGAAGGCAGTCTTGTTGGGAAGTATGAATCTCTTGTACAGGTTACTGTCATACCGAAGGGAAAGGAGCAAGCATCACCAAAAGAATATACCTCTACCTCAAAGAGTGGGGTAACGGATAAGCTACAAGAGGTGCTTAAAAAAGTAAAGAGCACAACACGACCTGGAATTTACGATGACCTTTATGGGGATTCTGTTCCAGCAAAAGTGGGCTCATCTTGGGCATACAAATCAGATGATCTGTCAGATAAAGCCCAACCTGTTGAGGAGAAGACACATAGCATGAATTTAAACATTAATTCAGCCGATGACAGTGATGACTTGTTTGGTGACTCGTGA